The following DNA comes from Nocardioides sp. JQ2195.
AGGTGAAGCGCAAGCGCAAGCAGCTGCCGATCTGGCAGGAGACGATCCTGCTGATCGGCATCGCGCTGGTCCTCGCGATCGTGATCAAGGCCTTCTTCGTCCAGGCGTTCTACATCCCGTCGGAGTCGATGGAGCCGGGCCTGATCAAGAACGACCGGATCCTGGTGCAGAAGGTGTCCTACTGGGGTTCCGGTGAGCCCGAGCGTGGCGACGTGGTGGTGTTCAAGGACCCGGGCGGCTGGCTCGGGCCCGGTGAGGACGAGGGCCCGTCCAACCTGCTCGCCGAGGGCATGGCCAGGATCGGCCTCTACCCGACCGGTGGTCACCTGGTGAAACGGGTGATCGGCGTCTCCGGCGACCACGTCACCTGTTGTGACGAGCAGGGCCGCCTCTCGATCAACGGCCACGTGATGGACGAGGGCGACTACATCAAGGGCGACGCCGAGTGTGCAGCGCCGCAGAGCCCGATCAACTGCAACCTCGACGTCACGATTCCTTCCGGCTACCTCTTGGTGATGGGGGACAACCGGGGCAACTCGCGAGACTCGACCGCCCACATGTGCGCCAACCCGAAGCGTGAGCAGTGCCCGCCCAGTCGTGGCCTGGTGCCGGTCGAGGACGTGGTGGGCAAGGTGTTCGCCCTGGTCTGGCCCAAGGACCGCTTCCATCGGATCAAGCGTCCTGCTGTCTTCGAGGACGTCCCGGACTCCGAGTGAACGCGCCGACCCTGCGCTTCGAACGCAGCCTCCTGCGCGACGGTCACACCTACCTGGCCGCCGCGGACGAGGTGGGCCGCGGTGCGCTCTGCGGGCCCGTCACCATCGGCATGGTGGTGATCGCCGAGACCACGCGTACGGCGCCCCAAGGGGTCCGCGACAGCAAGCTGCTGACACCGGCTGCACGTGAGCGCCTTGCGCCACGGATCCGACGCTGGGCGCTCTCGCACTCCGTCGGTCATGCCACCCCGGCCGAGATCGACGAGTTCGGCATCATGGCGGCGTTGCGGATGGCCGGCCACCGTGCACTCGCCGGGTTGTCGGTGACTCCCGACCTGGTCCTGCTGGACGGCAACCACGACTACCTCACCCCGCGGGAGCAGCCGGGGCTGTTCGGTGACGAGCCCGCGGCGCCCGTCGTCGTACCCCCGGTGGTGACCGCGATCAAGGCGGACATGCGGTGCTCCGCGGTCGCTGCTGCGAGCGTCCTGGCCAAGACCACGCGTGACGCGATGATGGTCGAGCTGGCGGGCGCCCACCCGGCGTACGGCTGGCTGGAGAACAAGGGCTACTCGGCGCCGGAGCACCTCGCCGCGCTCGCAGAGCTGGGCCCGACCGTGCACCACCGGCGTTCGTGGAACCTGCCCGGTGTGGTCCGCGCCGACCCCATAGACTCGCCCCACCCGCGACAGGAGGAGTGCTCATGAGTGCCGAGGATCTCGAGAAGTACGAGACCGAGATGGAGCTCAACCTCTATCGCGAGTACCGCGACGTGGTGTCGATCTTCAAGTACGTCGTCGAGACGGACCGCCGCTTCTACCTGTGCAACGCGGTCGACGTGAAGGCACGCACCGAGTCCGGCGACGTCTTCTTCGAGGTGTCGATGAGTGACGCATGGGTCTGGGACATGTACCGCCCCGCGCGGTTCGCGAAGAACGTCAAGGTGCTCACCTTCAAGGACGTCAACGTCGAGGAGCTCGCGGCCTCCGACTTCGAGCCGCCCAAGCCCTGATCGACCCCGCCGTGACGCGTTCGAGCCGCCAACTCTCCACAGCAGCCCACTCACCCCGACTTCTCCACCGCCTGCCCATTTCCTGATCTCGCCCGTCCCCGTGCCCGACCACTCTTGGCCCAGGAGGTCAGGACATGGGTTCGATGGCACAGCAGAGACAGGCACTCGGTGCCTACGGCGAGGCGATCGCGGCTCGCCACCTGATCGAGCGGGGCATGGTCCTGCTCGACCACAACTGGCGATGTGATGACGGCGAGATCGACCTGGTCCTGCGCGACGGCAGGACACTGGTCTTCTGCGAGGTCAAGACCCGCAGGTCGTCGTCGTACGGCACGCCCCACGAGGCCGTGACCGTGACCAAGTTCGCCCGGATGCGCCGGTTGGCGAGCCAGTGGATGGCGGCCAGTGGTGCCCGCGAAGCCGACGTACGCCTCGATGTCGTGGCGATCGTCTGCCCGAAGGGCGGCACACCGACCATCGAGCACCTCCGGGGGATCGGCTGATGGCGGTCGCAACGGCCCACTGCGTCGCTCTCGAGGGTGCGGTCGGCCACCTCATCGACGTGCAGGTCGACGTCTCCCAGGGGATGGTGGCCACCAGTCTGGTCGGCCGCCCCGATGCATCGATCAACGAGGCCAAGGACCGCTGTCGCACGGCGATCACGAACAGCCGGTTCACGTGGCCGGCAACCAGACGAGTGACGATCCTGCTCTCGCCTGCTGACCTGCCCAAGCGGGGAACCCACTTCGACCTCGCGATCGCGGTCGGCGTCCTGGCTGCGGCCGATGACAAGAACACGTTGCGCGAGGCGCTCGAGGGCACCGTGATGCTGGGCGAGCTGACGCTCGACGGCCGGTTGCGCACCGTTCCCGGAGTGCTCGCGATGACCATGGCTGCCTCGGCGCGAGGATTCCGACGGGTCTTCGTGCCGGAGCCACAGGCGGCAGAGGCCGCACTGGTCCCCGGGATGTCGGTCTTCGGCTTCCGCTCGTTGGCCCAGGTGATCGCCGAGCTGCAGGGGATCGAGGTGCCGGAAGCCCCGCCTGTCGACTCGAACACGTCCGGTGCGCTGCTCAGGTGGCAGGGGGACAACCGGCTCGACGAGGTCGACATGGCGGACCTGCTCGGGATGGGGGACGCGCGCTACGGGATGGAGGTCGCCGCCGCCGGAGGGCACCACATCCTGCTCACCGGGCCCAAGGGCGCCGGCAAGACGTCCCTCGCCGAGCGGATTCCCGGGATCCTCCCGGATCTCTCCGTCGACGAGGCACTGGAGCTGACCGCGATCCTGTCGCTCTCCGGGGCGCTCGATCCCGACCAAGGGTTGATCAGGCGACGCCCGTTCTTCGCTCCCCACCACTCGGCGTCGCGGGCCAGCCTGCTCGGCGGAGGCACCGGACGGGTCAGGCCGGGGGAGCTCAGCCGCGCCCACAACGGGGTCCTGTTCCTGGACGAGTTCCCGCTCATCAACAGCGACATCATCGAGGCGCTGCGTCAACCACTCGAGTCCGGCGAGGTCACCATCGCGCGTGGAGAGGAGACCGCGACCTACCCGGCGAGGGGCATGTTCGTGCTGGCCTGCAACCCGTGCCGATGCGGTGACTACGCGCCCAACCCGGCCGATGACAGGTGCACCTGCGGTGAGCTGAAGCGTCGCGAATATCGGCGCAAGCTCGAAGGACCAGTGATCGACCGCATCGACATCACTCGCCACGTGATGCCCGTCCGTGCGCACGAGGCCGGTGATCCACTCAGCCGCCCCGAGAGCTCGGCCAGCGTCCGGGAGAGGGTGGTTGAAGCGCGCAGGATCCAGTCCCACCGATACGACGGACTGTCGTGGAGGGTGAACGGACAGGCCCCCGGCCCGATGCTGCGAGACCTCTGGCCGCTGACGGACGAGGCCGCCGCCGAGCTGGACACCACGATCTATGACGGACGGCTCACCCGACGCGGTGCGACCAGGGTGCACCGCCTCGCCTGGACGGTGGCCGACCTGGCCGGAGTCGAGCAGCCTGGGGCGGCGGAGCTCGACGTCGCGCTCCGGTTGCGGACGGGGGAGGCCTTGCCGGCTCGAGTCCTGTCGACGATGAGTGCCGTCGGATGAGTGCCACTCATGAGGAACGCCTGGCACGCACAGCGCTCTGCCAGCTCGCGGAGCCCGGCGAGGCTCGGATCCGCGACCTGGTCGCCGATCTGGGAGCGGTGACGCTGCACGAGCTCCTCCTCCAGGACCGCGATCCGCACGGAGTGCTCACGGACGTGGCCCTCCGCCTGGCCGACAACGACCCGGAGCGTGAGCTCGATCGAGCCGCTCGGCTGGGGATCCGATTCATCATTCCCGGTGATGACGAGTGGCCGAGCCAGATCGATGGTCTCGAGCCCGTCCGTGGGGTCAGGGACCGGGGTGGGCTTCCCCTGGGCTTGTGGGTCAAGGGTCCGCTGCGGCTCAACGAGCTGCAGGACTCGCTGGCCGTGGTCGGCTCGCGCTCGTGCACGACGTACGGCATCGACGT
Coding sequences within:
- the lepB gene encoding signal peptidase I, which translates into the protein MTSEDRDDLHDEAGTTGSGNDEEASRSSRSRSTGDDADAGTTGGGKVKRKRKQLPIWQETILLIGIALVLAIVIKAFFVQAFYIPSESMEPGLIKNDRILVQKVSYWGSGEPERGDVVVFKDPGGWLGPGEDEGPSNLLAEGMARIGLYPTGGHLVKRVIGVSGDHVTCCDEQGRLSINGHVMDEGDYIKGDAECAAPQSPINCNLDVTIPSGYLLVMGDNRGNSRDSTAHMCANPKREQCPPSRGLVPVEDVVGKVFALVWPKDRFHRIKRPAVFEDVPDSE
- a CDS encoding ribonuclease HII translates to MNAPTLRFERSLLRDGHTYLAAADEVGRGALCGPVTIGMVVIAETTRTAPQGVRDSKLLTPAARERLAPRIRRWALSHSVGHATPAEIDEFGIMAALRMAGHRALAGLSVTPDLVLLDGNHDYLTPREQPGLFGDEPAAPVVVPPVVTAIKADMRCSAVAAASVLAKTTRDAMMVELAGAHPAYGWLENKGYSAPEHLAALAELGPTVHHRRSWNLPGVVRADPIDSPHPRQEECS
- a CDS encoding DUF2469 domain-containing protein, with the protein product MSAEDLEKYETEMELNLYREYRDVVSIFKYVVETDRRFYLCNAVDVKARTESGDVFFEVSMSDAWVWDMYRPARFAKNVKVLTFKDVNVEELAASDFEPPKP
- a CDS encoding YraN family protein — protein: MGSMAQQRQALGAYGEAIAARHLIERGMVLLDHNWRCDDGEIDLVLRDGRTLVFCEVKTRRSSSYGTPHEAVTVTKFARMRRLASQWMAASGAREADVRLDVVAIVCPKGGTPTIEHLRGIG
- a CDS encoding YifB family Mg chelatase-like AAA ATPase; amino-acid sequence: MAVATAHCVALEGAVGHLIDVQVDVSQGMVATSLVGRPDASINEAKDRCRTAITNSRFTWPATRRVTILLSPADLPKRGTHFDLAIAVGVLAAADDKNTLREALEGTVMLGELTLDGRLRTVPGVLAMTMAASARGFRRVFVPEPQAAEAALVPGMSVFGFRSLAQVIAELQGIEVPEAPPVDSNTSGALLRWQGDNRLDEVDMADLLGMGDARYGMEVAAAGGHHILLTGPKGAGKTSLAERIPGILPDLSVDEALELTAILSLSGALDPDQGLIRRRPFFAPHHSASRASLLGGGTGRVRPGELSRAHNGVLFLDEFPLINSDIIEALRQPLESGEVTIARGEETATYPARGMFVLACNPCRCGDYAPNPADDRCTCGELKRREYRRKLEGPVIDRIDITRHVMPVRAHEAGDPLSRPESSASVRERVVEARRIQSHRYDGLSWRVNGQAPGPMLRDLWPLTDEAAAELDTTIYDGRLTRRGATRVHRLAWTVADLAGVEQPGAAELDVALRLRTGEALPARVLSTMSAVG